The genome window ttgatccAACGGAAGGTTGATTGTCAAAATTGAAGGACACGCCTATATTCTCAGTGAAAACGATTGTAAAACGATAGTTCGTAATATTTTCGGGAGTACCGAATTTGCCAATGTTGAGTCCGGTCCccgctgatatttcgatgcATTAGCtcatcgatttttcgtcaCGTTTTTCCCGAATGGACACCACGCGCAGGCTGCAGCTTCGGTGAACGAGGCGTTGACAGAGCTCGATCCTGCGATCGGCGTTATCAGCGAGCCCGGCAGGTATTACGTCGAAGGTGCGTTCACACTCGCTGCGTTATTGCACAGTAGGAAAGAGATCGTGGAGGGGACCGAAGTGAAGCAAGTTTATTACGTCAACGACGGTTGCTACGGCTCCTTCATCGAGGAGTTGTTGCACCTTAAAGCGAGGGTGCCAACGTCTCTGTACGAAAAGGTCAGGCGACTGGATAAAGAATAACGAGCGCAAACGAGTCGTTTCAAGTTCCTTCGAAACGCTCGATCGTTGACACGCTTCGCGGCTTTTCAGGAGGCTCAAAACGcccagaaattcatttcgactATCTGGGGCCCCACTTGCGACTCGCACGACTGCATCGTCAAGGACGTATTGCTGCCGAAGTTCTCCATCGGCGATTGGATGCTCTGGGACCGGATGGGAGCTTACACGATATCTTTGGCTTGTCCTTTCAACGGAATGCCCGTCGCTGACGTTTACCCCTTCATCAGGAAGAGTGACATGTCAGTTTGTGGATTACCTCGACCGAGCCTCGAATCGAAAGCCATTTCACCACGATACTTATGCGATCCTTTGTATTTTCGGTTTCAGGACATTCTTTAAAAACGCTCTCGAAAAAACGCGCCGAAATGGACACGATTGAAATgacttttctccttttctcgcCGTTCTCGCGTCCATTTATTCCTCCCTCGCGTCCTCCAACTCCCCGATGAACAATAAATCTCATGATCGATCCACGAGAAGTGGGAATTTCTTGTTTCACAGTTCCCTCACGTTTCGGGACCGTTTCCGGTCCCTCCCCGCAGCATCTACCGTGATCTCCGTCCTTAAAGTCGCGATAAACACGCGAATCTTTGGCTACTATCGAAACATCGATTCTGggtgaacaaaaaataagtaGGGAGACCCGGAGTACGAGGAGACGAATAAAagtaatcgaaaaatcgaataaagtTACCGGAAACGTCGTCGAAGAACAACGTTTCCGGTTTACATAAGTGACAACAAATCTGTACTTTATTTTTGAAGAATCTCATTGCAATAATGCGAGTCGTTGAGAGAGGAATTACGAAAAGAGTTCAAGGATGTGGGGAGgccatgaaattttttttacctcaaACGCTGAtgtttgttttattgaattgacattttgtttttttttttttttttttttttacaatcgatGCTGAACATTTTTAAAGATAACATTTTGACGTCGATAAGATGCCGGAATTCGCGAATATCTGTGATCCAATCAGTCGAGCGGAAAGCCTTCGGAGTCTTGGTTTTGTTATCCGAAGCGGTGACGCTTTAACGAGAGTTTTCTCGAGGCCCCGGTGACTCGATGTTTTCCAAcaaaatgggaaaaatgtgGATCGCGGAGAACGGCGTTTTCTCGAGGAGCGTCGAAAAAGATTGATcagttgaaataaaatgattcgaCTTTGATGAAGGAGCTACGAAGAAGGTGACGATTGGAATAAAGTTTGTGTTGTGTTGTTTTGTAACGGTGCGTTTATTCTCGTACATCCGGAggtcgaaattttcaataaaatgtccATTAACGTTGATGAAAAACGGGCGTTACTCGACTCGAGATTGGCCCGCGTCTCCGCACGAGGTTGCCGCTCCGAGCTCGCGGGCTCTGGCCGTACGGCGACCTGCCGTTTGTCGAGAAGTAATACGATCCTCGGCTGCAACAAAGTGGGCGCATGAGCTTCGGGGGAAAATGACGCGGAACGGTCGTCGCGAGGCGGGCTCTACTCACGCGTGAACCGGCGTCGCGTAGCCGACGAGAACCCGATCGTTCGAATCGCATTTGCCCAACAGCAAGTCCGCGAAGGAACCGCACCGGACGGCCACGAAAGCTCCCTCGTTCACGACGCTTTCCGCGTAGTACTGCCAGGACCTCCAGTGACTGCACAAATCTGAATAGCGAAAGAAATGCCCGAGCTTTCCTGTGGCCGCGGCGGGGATAATCGGCGCGAGGTTTTAGTGCCGtcgaaaaaagcgaaaaaagtgACGAACGTGACAACACCGAAGTacgcatagtaattttgacgCCGAAAGCAGTTGCTCTCAAATTTATCTACGTACACGGGGAAAACGGATTTGTTTTGTATAGCGAGGaacgtattatttttcaagaattttataagtatttaggcaccgattacaaacagcatagtattttttgaattttccaatttttcatctcttcgCAATAATacaaacagctttatgtgcatagcaaaaagtgatgcacgcgttagaactatatttcgttttgttttcgagcgtTATTTatcatgtcagactagcacttataCTGAtgagtggaaatgtattgtaaatcacaaatattgactgtcagcatagttAATTCtacgataaatacacgaatagaccgaatacgtgtgacattttaccatagatatcgttttttttcagggttgcccgaggatactttacaatataaacatttgaaatgactgaaaagattttttaccaTGCTTATAGAGGAAAACGCTCTTAAGATCATGGATCAGTCGAGTaacctcacctcgaattttcgaaatgaaaattctccgctgtcgcttgactaatcaaaaaaaggctctgtcagcggacgcggaaagatggcaaaaatacgctgacaggggctttttttattgatcgaaccgtgtcgaacatattcaatttcgaaaattgcagctatctctctcgcactcacggtggcgAGATAACCATTGCTCCATCACCttaagtcttttgaataaaagggatGAGTATTGGTCTCTTCATTATGGTGGATGGAAAAATTGCTATagctgctcttcgaattaatatGCTGCAACCCAGTTatatactgtccccgagatatTCTTAgcagtactttcctctagaattttcggcctcgttttctccgtgtacggcaggcaaaatttaggtctgcgacattcttacgTCGAACGATGCATCGACGTCTGAATgcgtcactcgtgtctttggcgaagTATTTAAAATTGGTCAAtcggactggacaaattggtgaaatgttgaaaattttagtACCGTTGAGTCGCACCGTCCGAAAAGaagtaaattttctttccGACAAAGATTTACTTGACAAAGTCCGCTTATGGTCGAAgcgattgcttgaaattttactacgCGCCACTGTTTAATTCGCAACGCCTCATATCATTGGTCGACGCATGCATTTTGACATGTTATTGTGGAAAATTCAATGcggtaaaaaggaaaatacgaaactatgcaatttttcgtatagcacagagaaacgattgCCATCTTACCtcctaaattttcttcaaatcatttcattatttactacgttttttataaaaattcgctcggtgctaatttttgacataaacgcgttatttactatgaactgtGCTAATGGTtctccaaacttttgcattatttgacacactctgtagcgattattattgtaATATCGATGTGCTCcgaaaacatagtaatttttgctataaaagtgtCTCTCCGtcaactttttcaaattctcggACGAAAGCTGAAGCGGAGACTCACCTGCGCCGGACAAGGGTGAGCCGAGGACCGGACAACCGGGCTGAGGCCTCGCCCCGCCGTTGGCGAAAAAGTCGACGGTCCCGGTCGCCGTCGAGGCCCCGTAGACGCCCGCGTCGGTGTGAACGATGTCCACGAACCTCGCGCTCTTCGCGTCGATGTGCTCGGCTCCGCGGTGGTAAAAACCAGGCTTCGCCGGGTCCAATCCTCGCGGGGAAAAAGGCGGATTTCAATCACGTCTCAATGGAGCGAGACTCGGGGATTCctcgtaaaaatatttaccggTTATCCTGGGGATCGCGTTAGCGCTGAATTTTCCCACGAAACCTGCAATCTGCGCGCCCAGAGAGTGCCCGACCAGGTGGAAAGCCTCGAGGTCCAGGCCCAGCCGCACGAGATCGTCGAAACTCGCTGTCAACACTTTCGCGATCTCGCGCACCCTGCTCGCGGCGAGCGACGCGTAATTTTCAAAGGCCAAGTCGCTCCAATCGAGAACCACCGCGTTGTCGGTGCCCCGCTCGAGATGCGCTGAAATAATGAGCCCCGCGATTCGGACATGCAAACTCGCTTCGCAGTCGTTACGCAAATTTCTCGGGAAACGCGATCGCGACTCGAGAGCTGCTGCGCGAAGTTTTTCATATTCTCCCGAAGCCCCGTCGATCGATGAGGCTAAATTTCTATCAAAAGCGACCAAGACtttggaaatttgaaattcgacgataaaaatttacgaaaagtCACTTAAATTCAGCCCTCGTCGAGTGATTCTTCCGCACGcgcttctttttctccctACAAAATCAACTTTTTTACCTCCGACGACCGTTCGAACGCTCTCGTTCGAGGGATGCTCCCGGTATCCGTGCACGTACAAAACTACGGGTTTCCCGGGGTCGATGTACCGAAACAGCACTTCCGGCTCCCGCACCGGGACGTCCGAAATCTCGGCAGAGTCGATCGAAGCCCTGGGAACGGGGTCGAGTTTCATTGAAAACAGATTCAAAGTTGGCAAGTTCGTTCCGCATTGCGTGGTGCATTGTTTCATCTTTTTTACCCTGAATAAACTTTGAATCGCATCTTCGACTGGAGCGCCTCCCGATTCGTCGCTGCTCGTTTGCCTGACAAAAGAGTAAAAGCTATTAAGAAGGAGAAGGAAGAACGAAGGGCGGAGCGAATCGAGTCACTTTTGAGCTACCTGAAAAAAACCAGAACACTTTTTCGTCGCACGTTACCgggcagaagaaaaaaatcgcacaAACGATTACAAAACCCGAAAAACTCGCCGGCATTTCAGTTATTTTAAAAAAGCCAATTGTAAGTCGAAAAGTTAGCACTTTTGGGCGATCCTTGGCCCTCGAAAtgagtaatttttttaaaattcgattatttcgttgtTGCGTCAATGAACACCCCGACGCGTGACGACTGATTCGAGAATATTACGAGCGTCATATATACTACACACACGGGGGCCCCCCAGCCGGGGACTCGGCACTGAGGGGAAGGGGATGCCGAAAATGTGGGAAGCGAGGAAATTCCGGATCGAGAGAAACGTCAGATTAAACCGTTTCGGAGACGAGCAACAAAAATCGAGGGTTCCGTGACATTGGATCAcgcgacaaaatatcacggacaaaatatcacagcgacaaaatatcacacgacaaaaaaaacacacgaggcaaacgttgcgctccttggctgggctactccggggattttttccttaaaattccgCCCATtgacttttcaagaattttcttttttctttgttcaatttaaaaaaataaaagaaaaaaattcttgaaaagtaaattggtgggtctccccggcgcttcaaaatccccggagtagcccagccaaggagcgcaacgtttgccatccaCGTTGCTAAGGACCAATGGTGGTTTTGAGAACGGTCCTCAAAACAACCagtatatacgaaaaaaagtccTCAAAACAACCATTACGCGAATCTATATAAACACAAaccacacacacaaacacgagCACACATAAATACAAACACACATATAAACACAAACCCTGTGTATCAGGGATTATCCCCACTCTCGCGTACCTACGTTACCGTTATCCATAGTCTTAAACACACCACTCACATGTATACACAGTGTCGAACACAtcaatcgatttgaaaaattcgtgccTGGCTTCGATGAATGTTCATTGTAATATTTTGTAGTGTGATATTTTATCGTAGTGATATTTAATCACGGGGATACTTtgtcgtgtgatattttgtcatgTGATATTATGTCGTGTCACCAAATCGAGGGGGTAACGACGCCACGAAATTGTGGGCTGTGCATCGACGATCGTGTGCGAGAATGAAAACTTAACGAATCACTCACGCACTCGATTTACGAGACTCGGAGATTacgcaatggaaaaaaaaaacgattttagtAATTACTCCTGTCATGAGTCACCTTAACGTGGTTTATCGAGGCATATTTCGCGTTGACTTTTACGTCGTCATATAATTTAGCATTCTGTaaagtttcatatttttctgtccATTAATATACTATTTGCTGCTAAACTTCCTTAGCTTCCTTAAATTTGAGACTCCGACTGTaaagtatttatttttaatgataaTATCTAAGTTTTGTTTGACATTCCAATAACGAACGCCAGCGCGCAAGTGTAAACGAAAATTGTTTGTTTCGAGGTTTCTTCACGTGCGCACTTCGTTTCCGGTATGCGCTCGCGAATCCTGGCCGTACGGAGGCTTGTCGTTGGTCGTTAAGTAAAACGAGCCCGCGCTGCAACAGAGAGACATTCGTTGAGGAAATATTAGGAAAACAAGAAGCCCTGACACGTGACTGTAAACATTTGAGATGAGAGCTCGAGGTAAGAAAATCAGGGTcaacgatcgaaaaattccaCTCACGCCCCAGTCGGTGCCGCGTAACCCATGTAAACAGGCCGATTCGAAGCGCATTTTCCTAGTAAGTATTTGCTGTGGAAACTGCACTGGTATGCCGGGAAGGCTCGCTCGTTCAAAACACTCTCGGCGTAGTAGCGCCAGGACCTTTGGTGACTGCAAGAGTCTGTTCAGGAAAAGGCATTGGAGCAAAACTTTCGAACGAATTCTCGCCTCGCCTAATTACGCAGAAGTGGGGCTCCACCCCGAAACGGGtccgaataatttttcattaattcagGACTGCGCGctgagaaaatattgttgattCGATAGCAATGTTTTCGCtgagaatgaatctgcagttttatgtgaaactttttattcgtttaatcatgCCTGACCTTGCGATGATCATGTATTTCATTGGCAATCCGCAATGCCACGTTTCCGTggtccaatgactttttttctcagtgcactATGGCCTGGGAACATGTGTCTTACGGTGGCGATGATAgtgagaatttttatgaattcgaGATTAATGGAATTCCAAAGAAAATGTCGAATCAGATCTATGCAGCTCGAAGACACTTTTGATTTGTGAGCGATCGTTCGGTGGATCTGGAACATTTTCCTATTTCGTCTTCCAATTTTTTGACCTCTCCTTCGTGTTTTTTTCAGattcgaaaagaaaacaattgatCGTGAAAATGTTGCAAAAAATGTTGTTGCTATTATCTTGTTGTTATTGGGGGAAGCCCCGTCAAGGGGGGAGCCCCACTTCTGCATAATTACCGATCAAAGTTGGAGGGAAATTTTGATTGGAAAGCAGGAGAATTTTGagaattcgatgaattttaaacgtGCCTAGAAATTTTCCTGAATTGAGCACAATCCCAAGTTCGAATATCCCCAGAAAGAGGACTGAACTATTTTTTGACTTTGGTTGTCTCAAATAAATAGACCTCGAACGAATCCCAAGTAAGCGAAGGTGACGAAGGTCACTCGAGTTTCTTCCCATTGAAAAGATCTCGAAAGAATGTTTGTTTGAACTTAAAAAGCGAGGAAAATTTGACTGTTTCTCTAATTTCCCAAAATTCGATTGAACTTTTTTCCATCCGAATGGGACTCGGCGTCGCTGCGCGAAGAACCGGAACAAAACATTACCTTCGTCCGAGGAGGGCACGGCGAGGAGGCTGCACCCGGGTTGGGGTCTCTTCCCACCATTGGGGAAAAAATCGACGGTACCGGTCGGTGACGCGACTCCATAAACGCCGCCGTCCGTGTGGATGATGTCCACGAGCTCGGCGCTGTTGGCGTCGATGTGCTCGGCCCCAAGATGGTAGAATCCTGGATACGCGGGGTCCAATCCTCCAATGAGAAAAGTCGGTTTTATAAAAAGTGAGGAAAAAGCAATTTCGGGGTGCTCGTGCCGAGGACTGAACTTGAAAGCTCAACAATCCACGATTCCTTAAGGAAAACATGGTCGGTTGACGCTCACCGGTGATCCTGGGGATCGAGTATTTGCTGAATTTTCCCAAAAAGCCAACGAGTTGTGCCCCCAGAGAGTGACCGACCAAGTGAATCGTTTTGCGATCGCATCCCAGCTGCACGAGTCGATCGACGCTTCGGGCCAGGACTTTGGCGACGTCGCGTACCCTGGTGGCCGCGAGCGTTATGTAATTTTCCGAAGCAATCTCGCTCCAATCGAGAACAATAATATTATCGGTGGCTCGCTCGAGATAAGCTGAAATAATGAgcgacgtatttgaacatgcGAGCTCGTTTCGTGTCTCCGTGGCCTTCCAAACCTTCTGCGAACACTCGTGCAAAGAAGTCTTGGGATTACAGTCACACGAGGAAGCTTCAGGCTCTCACGAAACGCTTTTTCAAGGTGACTTCACCAGAAAATGTCCTCCGATTTGGACGATTTCTCAGCAGCGAATAATGAGAAGATTCCAGAATAATTTCTTATTCGTTTCGTTAAGGGCAcattagaaagtcaaaaaaaacgattgcTTTCGGAGtacacaaacatttttttaatacgagaaatactaatttgtgcATGATTCCTGCGCAAAGTCTGTCGAATTTTTTCAGCTGTGTACAATGCGGAGATCGTATTTATTgtctgaaacaaaaattccaagtttttttccattttcatacattttccttccatacgaAGCtataaaaatccaaaaaaattgcgaaattctatatttacagcatGTTGAagtgatattattttttttataataaaatatattttaaataattatgaaaatgtaaaaataatttggaGTTTTTGTtccagacaataattacgatctccgcaTTGTATAAAGAGTTGAGAAACTCGGACAATCAGACTTGGTGCATAAACCATATACAAATGAGTATTTCTcccattaaaaaatgtttttgtactcttgaaatatcctcgaaactgtaccgaaaagttcgctgtACCGAGTTATTTCCTTCTAcccaaaaacattcccgaaaactaAATAAATGAAACGGAAATGAAATAACATTACCTGCAACAATCGTTCGGATATTTTCGCCCTTCGGACTGTCGCGGAAACCGTGCATGTAGAAAACCACCGGTTTGTCCGAGTCGATATTGTCGTACAGAGTCTGCGAGTCTTGCACAGGAACGTCCAGAATCTTAGCTTCCTTTATCGAGGCtctaaaaatgaatgaattttcgcTCACGAATGACGTCGATTTCTTCTAGGAATGAGcttattaaattattttattcttaaccGAATGCTCCGGGAGCCACGATCGAGCCCAGTGAGTAAAAACGTTGCAACGTTTTCGAGGCGTTTTCACATTATTAAAAACGTCACTTTTGAcgcaatttatatttttcttcgtcaaggataatgaactttttgttattcATGGCTTTACCCTTTGTAAACTTTCCAACGAATCTTCGAGGCGATGGACTTAGGATCATTATCAGTTGATGACTTCGCTGCAAAGATAAAAgtcgtttgaaaaacaaagCTTCGTACGATCGAGCTCGCGGGAGAAAGAACCTCTCAAGGCTCTTCCCAATCTTCGTGTATATTTTCAGTGCCGACGAAATCGAATCGTTCCGATTCCTGAACATTTTCGCGCACAATTTCGTATCAACTTTTTGAGAATTGTTTAAAAAACGAACGATTTGCAAAGCTCGCTTCGAAATTGGACTGCTTCGTTGTGaagaaaacttggaaaattccTTTTTCAGTATACCTAAAGCGATCGGCAATAATCCTTCTTGGCAGACCGCTGAACTGGCGAAGAAAATCGTGCACAAAGTGAGACAGCCCGCGAGATTCGATACCATCGTTAGAGATTCTTCACACTTTTAATTAAAATCACGAAACAACAACGTGCCActtcgtaaatttttttgatcgcCAGCCAGTCGAAGCTGCGTTTcttttcactttatttttaatcaaacggaaacaatttttcaacgattttcggCCATTTTAGTTTCACACTCGAACtttaaatttcgttttttctttccgaaTAGCCAGTTGGAGAACTCGAGGAACTATTCAATGGCGTGTGATGCTATTAGCAACTGCCTGCGGCGTTAAGATCGATTGGAGAATATTATGAACAATTTATACACATGGGAGGCAGCGCCCCTCCAGACGCGGAGCGTACGTGGCTTCCGAGGGAAGGAGTTGGGACGAGAGACGAGAAAAATCGTCACGAGATTTCCATTAAACTGGTAATTTACAATAAcgcattaaaaaaacaataaatctTTACCCACCCGAACGAGGAAAGCATCGAAGCCTACGTGACTAAAATAATTCTGGCTCACCGCGCGGATTatcataaataaacgaaaataaatgaaactgAAATCATTTTCGCAATATTTGTTCAACGATACGCTGCGACCCGATGCGCACTCGCTCGCCTTCCATTCAATTCCCATTTTTAAAGGTAGAAAATTCGGTTTTTCAGTTGAAAATCTGTGAATCTTCGCTTTTGGAAACATCATTCGTAATGAGACGAACGATGATTTTACTGACTCGGTGGCTTGTCGAGTCTCTCCCCGAAGCGACGACTCCCACCGGCGTCGTTCGAACGAACGCAAAAATCGCTATGCTCAACCACAGCACATTTGTCGTGGAAAATGCCGAATTTCTGAAGCGAATAAACATTCAGATCCATAACGCAATCGTGACAGATGAACAAAGAacaatttcaataattaaaCAATCATGAAAGATCATGTTTTTCAGTGAACATCCACGACGATATCTCTCCGATGATTTAATCACTTTTTAATCAATTGCGAAATCTTCGATTCACCGATGAAAAATACTGCAGCACTTGAAAACTGATATCGTTGACGATTCGCGAAAATCCAATGAATCTTTACATTTAACCTGCAGTTATTTTAATGTTATAACTTCTGTCGCTATTCCTTCCAATCATCCAATATTTATTCACACAACATTCATCCGAAACTTGGTCTCCGAATTCGCGTTAAGTGACGAGCTCTATTTTGACGAATTCACTGATCTTGTGCTCGTAGGCCTGAAACTTTTCGTTTCGCTCGAACGTTCAATGTCTAATGTTTGTCAATATTATTCGACGTCGAGTTCCGAACGAGCTTGAAATCTCAGGATTTTGGACGCTCGACTTCGTGGACTGAGCGGTTGAGATTTTCACGTAAAATTTAGAGTGAATTGGAGCGTAGCTGGATCGTTGTCCACTCGgggaagaatgaaaattcaatgatcGAAATAAGCGATGAAAATGATGGCGTTTTGCGGAATTTTTTAAGGGaaagtttattgaaaatttttaggaAAAGCGAGTTCGCGGATGCTTCGATTTGTTCACGGTTTCAGGAAGTGATTAATTCGAATTACTTTTAAAATATCTTTTCACCTGATGTTCACGTTTTAAGTGATGTTGCCCCACTCCCAAAACTGAGAGGCGTTTTGGCAGCTTTGACAGCTCGACAACGTTTTCGTGAACCGACTTTTCCGTTGGATTTTCTCTCTTACTCTTTGACGTTGCAAGACTTGTGGAAGTTGGTAGGATTTTTAGTcgcaaaaaacgaaaaacggtCGTCCGAGATTCCATTTTGCAGGATTTTTATTCACTCAAatacaaatattgaaaatgtgagGAAACTTTGAAGAGTTTGCGGGGATTGTGCGAGCGCATCGAGTGTTCCCGAAATTCGAGTTTTCGCGCTTCAATTTTAGCtcaaattaatattttattttgttcgtgTGATCGACGCAGGTTTCGTCGACTCGTTTCATGGCGTTGCGTCTTCAGCCTCGACGACCCTCGACTCGTAAGAATTTTTGAACAAGTTGTTCCACCTGTTGAGaaaatagaggaaaattcatgtttttgaaaagAGTTTTCGAAAGAACGTGCAATCGTTTAACTCACTCAATCGCGGATTGACATTTTCCAGGATTGAGGCCAGCCTTTGCTTGAGCTTGTTGCAGTTCCGTACCGCTGATTATGTCTTCTCTCGGAGATTCCGAGACCAGTGAGTTCCGGACCTATTCGaaggatcgatttttcaattcgatcAACAATCGAATAAACTTTTGATCGATTCTCGTCGATTTAATCGCGAAACTTGCTTGAGATGTTTTACTCACACGTTCGACGGCTGAGAACACTCTGATCAAGTTTCGTCCAGCTAATTGTTCGAGTTCTGTCCTCGTCCAGGATGTCTCGTTATTCCGATTATCGTAGAGGTGATCAAAGAGATCGGGAAACTTGGAAACGTCCTCCAAACCTCGTGGAAGTCTGAAAAAACGACTCGAATGAGCGACCGAGTTGTTGTTCCATTTTGACGAGAACAAAAATGTCTTGTGATCGTTGAAATCTTACGAATCTACACCGTCGTAATCTGCCCCGATTCCAACGTGCTCGACACCGATCAAGTTTTTAATGTAGTTGATGTGATCTGAAAAAAGAAGGATTAAAAAAAGCAACGAATGGATGAAACTCGATTAAGTTTCCCTCGATTACTATCGCCCTCCAACGGCGCGTACCAGCGACATCTTGCAACGTGGCGTTTCGGGTTTTGTCGCAATTCACGAAACCGGAATAGAAATTCACCATGACCACTCCTTGGTTGCGTTTCTGtcgaaaacgaaacgaaagttAATCGATCGCCGCGAGATTTGACGAAGATTTTTCGCAATCGTTGCAATTTCACTTTCGCATATACTcacgagtgaaaaaagaacGTCGTCCGGGACGTTTCGATAGTTCCtgcagagagagaaagctgAGGAATGGGAAAATATGACCGGGGCTTTCGACACTTGCAAAACATCCCTCATAACGTCGTGGGAAACGTGGGAAAGGTCGACCATGATTCCCAAGCGATTCATCTCCAGGACCACCGCCTGCGGTTCCCGTTCGAATTTTCGAGCATCAGTGAGAGATtaaaagcattgaaaaaaatccttttcgtTAATGTTTTTTAGAAAGAATTCTCACCCTTCCGAATTCCGTGAGTCTGTAAACCGGTTTGTCCTCGACAGGGGACGCATCGGCCCTAAAAAGTGAattttagcaaaaaaaaaattagtcctCATTTTCACGTCCGAGTTATCATGTTAGTTTT of Venturia canescens isolate UGA chromosome 6, ASM1945775v1, whole genome shotgun sequence contains these proteins:
- the LOC122412573 gene encoding lipoprotein lipase-like isoform X2; the protein is MVSNLAGCLTLCTIFFASSAVCQEGLLPIALAKSSTDNDPKSIASKIRWKVYKGASIKEAKILDVPVQDSQTLYDNIDSDKPVVFYMHGFRDSPKGENIRTIVAAYLERATDNIIVLDWSEIASENYITLAATRVRDVAKVLARSVDRLVQLGCDRKTIHLVGHSLGAQLVGFLGKFSKYSIPRITGLDPAYPGFYHLGAEHIDANSAELVDIIHTDGGVYGVASPTGTVDFFPNGGKRPQPGCSLLAVPSSDEGKRAATNREALQSKMRFKVYSGASIDSAEISDVPVREPEVLFRYIDPGKPVVLYVHGYREHPSNESVRTVVGAHLERGTDNAVVLDWSDLAFENYASLAASRVREIAKVLTASFDDLVRLGLDLEAFHLVGHSLGAQIAGFVGKFSANAIPRITGLDPAKPGFYHRGAEHIDAKSARFVDIVHTDAGVYGASTATGTVDFFANGGARPQPGCPVLGSPLSGADLCSHWRSWQYYAESVVNEGAFVAVRCGSFADLLLGKCDSNDRVLVGYATPVHARGSYYFSTNGRSPYGQSPRARSGNLVRRRGPISSRVTPVFHQR
- the LOC122412746 gene encoding dipeptidase 1-like isoform X2, encoding MLCVNVGMFAVVVTMVAGLAIGLNVNRSFRGRHALDYAPLIDGHNDLPFNIYEKLNNKLEDFPFEKNLTDDPTWGRSGCRSCFTDLPRLVAGKVGGQFWVAYTDCKSQYKDSVQLTLRQIDVIKRLVKKYPEHLELVTSASEIEPAWHSGKIASMIAVEGGHSMDSSLAVLRLYHELGVRYMTLTHVCNTPWADASPVEDKPVYRLTEFGRAVVLEMNRLGIMVDLSHVSHDVMRDVLQVSKAPVIFSHSSAFSLCRNYRNVPDDVLFSLKRNQGVVMVNFYSGFVNCDKTRNATLQDVADHINYIKNLIGVEHVGIGADYDGVDSLPRGLEDVSKFPDLFDHLYDNRNNETSWTRTELEQLAGRNLIRVFSAVERVRNSLVSESPREDIISGTELQQAQAKAGLNPGKCQSAIEWNNLFKNSYESRVVEAEDATP
- the LOC122412573 gene encoding lipoprotein lipase-like isoform X1 gives rise to the protein MVSNLAGCLTLCTIFFASSAVCQEGLLPIALAKSSTDNDPKSIASKIRWKVYKGASIKEAKILDVPVQDSQTLYDNIDSDKPVVFYMHGFRDSPKGENIRTIVAAYLERATDNIIVLDWSEIASENYITLAATRVRDVAKVLARSVDRLVQLGCDRKTIHLVGHSLGAQLVGFLGKFSKYSIPRITGLDPAYPGFYHLGAEHIDANSAELVDIIHTDGGVYGVASPTGTVDFFPNGGKRPQPGCSLLAVPSSDEGKRAATNREALQSKMRFKVYSGASIDSAEISDVPVREPEVLFRYIDPGKPVVLYVHGYREHPSNESVRTVVGAHLERGTDNAVVLDWSDLAFENYASLAASRVREIAKVLTASFDDLVRLGLDLEAFHLVGHSLGAQIAGFVGKFSANAIPRITGLDPAKPGFYHRGAEHIDAKSARFVDIVHTDAGVYGASTATGTVDFFANGGARPQPGCPVLGSPLSGAGKLGHFFRYSDLCSHWRSWQYYAESVVNEGAFVAVRCGSFADLLLGKCDSNDRVLVGYATPVHARGSYYFSTNGRSPYGQSPRARSGNLVRRRGPISSRVTPVFHQR
- the LOC122412746 gene encoding dipeptidase 1-like isoform X1 — protein: MEKSGSAICRKKMLCVNVGMFAVVVTMVAGLAIGLNVNRSFRGRHALDYAPLIDGHNDLPFNIYEKLNNKLEDFPFEKNLTDDPTWGRSGCRSCFTDLPRLVAGKVGGQFWVAYTDCKSQYKDSVQLTLRQIDVIKRLVKKYPEHLELVTSASEIEPAWHSGKIASMIAVEGGHSMDSSLAVLRLYHELGVRYMTLTHVCNTPWADASPVEDKPVYRLTEFGRAVVLEMNRLGIMVDLSHVSHDVMRDVLQVSKAPVIFSHSSAFSLCRNYRNVPDDVLFSLKRNQGVVMVNFYSGFVNCDKTRNATLQDVADHINYIKNLIGVEHVGIGADYDGVDSLPRGLEDVSKFPDLFDHLYDNRNNETSWTRTELEQLAGRNLIRVFSAVERVRNSLVSESPREDIISGTELQQAQAKAGLNPGKCQSAIEWNNLFKNSYESRVVEAEDATP